In one Magallana gigas chromosome 7, xbMagGiga1.1, whole genome shotgun sequence genomic region, the following are encoded:
- the LOC109617202 gene encoding CCR4-NOT transcription complex subunit 6-like: MPRDKYDKYDSPNPRRTHTFMSAEDVAAGKKSTWTELEITGTVRNLGPDLWKLQHLTSLYLNLNNITRIPPEINRLTMLTYLDLSSNKLRSLPSELGDLSQLRELLLYNNLLRMLPFELGKLFNLQNLGLKGNPLSPDILNIYNQANGTQLLLRYMLDHLPAFYGSCAHQICDRQV; this comes from the exons ATGCCTAGAGACAAATATGACAAATATGACTCGCCAAATCCAAGACGGACTCATACGTTCATGTCGGCTGAAGATGTAGCGGCAGGGAAAAAGTCCACCTGGACTGAATTAGAAATAACAG GTACTGTAAGAAATCTTGGACCAGACTTATGGAAGCTGCAGCACTTGACATCGCTGTACCTAAACCTGAACAACATCACTCGAATCCCTCCAGAAATCAACCGCCTGACCATGCTGACCTACCTGGACCTGTCCAGTAACAAACTCAGGAGTCTGCCCTCGGAGCTGGGCGACCTGTCTCAACTCAGGGAACTCCTGCTCTATAACAACCTGCTTCGAATGCTTCCTTTTGAGCTTGGGAAGTTGTTTAATTTACAGAATTTAG GTTTGAAGGGGAACCCACTGAGTCCAGATATTCTCAACATCTACAACCAGGCCAATGGAACCCAGCTGCTCCTGCGCTACATGTTGGATCACTTACCAG